A region from the Terriglobales bacterium genome encodes:
- a CDS encoding SpoIIE family protein phosphatase: protein QAVHNAASEKAAQAGMGSTIVAVLADGAFFSVGHVGDSRIYLIRDGSIEQLTNDHSLVMEQVRLGMITLAEARTSQMQNVIVRALGTEPSVQPDLDDLVAAPGDVLVLCSDGLTRHVSDDKILETVMSASDLQKACDRLVDAARDGGGEDNITCLLLRFEEQPWYKKWLDAASGGSPKWQNSF from the coding sequence CCAGGCCGTACACAATGCCGCCTCCGAGAAGGCAGCCCAGGCCGGCATGGGATCGACCATCGTCGCGGTGCTGGCAGATGGAGCCTTCTTCTCCGTCGGGCATGTCGGCGACAGCCGCATTTATCTCATCCGCGATGGTTCCATCGAGCAGCTCACCAACGATCACTCGCTCGTGATGGAGCAGGTGCGCCTGGGGATGATAACCCTGGCGGAAGCCCGCACCTCGCAGATGCAGAACGTCATCGTGCGCGCCCTGGGGACCGAGCCTTCGGTTCAGCCCGACCTGGATGACCTGGTAGCTGCTCCCGGGGATGTGCTGGTGTTGTGCAGCGATGGCCTCACCCGCCACGTCTCCGATGACAAGATTCTGGAAACCGTCATGTCAGCCTCCGATCTGCAGAAGGCTTGCGACCGGCTGGTAGACGCTGCCCGTGACGGTGGCGGCGAAGACAACATTACTTGTCTGCTACTGCGTTTCGAAGAGCAGCCGTGGTACAAGAAGTGGCTGGACGCGGCCTCTGGAGGAAGTCCGAAATGGCAAAACTCTTTCTGA
- a CDS encoding FHA domain-containing protein, with amino-acid sequence MAKLFLKFEQATLKEYSLPEGGTLTIGRLPDNNVQIDNLAVSGHHARIGFEGDHFVIEDSNSLNGTFVNGRRISKSALRDGDVVLVGKHTIAFQDEARRAEVALPPLNVTPPVPQLDATVMLETKQAKEMLAQAAPGEPIVSRYPIRERIATLTVMEGKTDQSRYVLSSKLNVIGKSEMASIKLKGWFAPRVAAVINHRDDRYFIAASEKDVRIKVNGAEVAGQKELAEGDVVEVAGVKLTFAYSE; translated from the coding sequence ATGGCAAAACTCTTTCTGAAGTTTGAACAAGCTACTCTGAAGGAGTACTCGCTTCCCGAGGGCGGCACGCTCACCATCGGGCGGCTGCCGGACAACAACGTTCAAATCGATAACCTTGCCGTCTCCGGCCACCATGCCCGCATTGGCTTCGAGGGCGACCACTTCGTGATTGAGGACAGCAACAGCCTGAATGGGACATTCGTGAATGGCCGACGCATCAGCAAGTCTGCTCTTCGTGACGGGGATGTCGTCCTGGTGGGCAAACATACCATCGCATTTCAGGATGAGGCACGGCGGGCGGAAGTCGCCCTGCCTCCCTTGAATGTGACCCCGCCGGTGCCGCAGCTCGACGCCACGGTGATGCTCGAAACCAAGCAGGCCAAGGAAATGCTGGCGCAAGCTGCTCCCGGCGAGCCGATCGTTTCCCGTTATCCCATTCGCGAACGCATTGCGACTCTTACCGTCATGGAAGGCAAGACCGACCAGTCCCGCTACGTGCTCAGCAGCAAACTGAATGTCATCGGCAAATCGGAGATGGCATCGATCAAGCTGAAGGGCTGGTTTGCTCCGCGCGTGGCAGCGGTCATCAACCACCGCGATGATCGCTACTTCATCGCCGCTTCAGAGAAAGATGTCCGCATCAAAGTAAACGGCGCGGAAGTTGCCGGACAGAAAGAGCTGGCCGAGGGCGATGTCGTGGAAGTGGCCGGGGTGAAGCTCACCTTCGCGTATTCGGAATAA
- a CDS encoding DMT family transporter, protein MVVVAHGAGLLCMLAFALATGEPIPPRSALLWGAAAGLVGGIGLAALYRALAIGQMGINAPVAALITAALPVLVSFRTEGLPSVVQFAGFALAFVAIWLIALPSGALGRPKGLGLAVIAGLGFGGFLVLSRQAATQSVFWPLVMARAASMALMLILVTVRGQPWKPNRALLRYMLVAGIVDSFGNALFVAATRRGRLDVAAVLSSLYPAATVLLARFLLKERISRLQTTGMAAALIAVPMIAGR, encoded by the coding sequence GTGGTGGTTGTCGCACACGGCGCCGGACTGCTGTGCATGCTGGCCTTCGCCCTCGCAACCGGCGAGCCGATTCCGCCGCGCAGCGCACTGCTCTGGGGCGCGGCAGCGGGGCTAGTTGGCGGCATCGGCCTGGCTGCGCTCTATCGCGCTCTGGCCATCGGGCAGATGGGTATCAATGCGCCGGTGGCGGCATTGATCACGGCGGCGCTGCCGGTGCTCGTGAGCTTTCGTACAGAAGGCTTGCCCAGCGTGGTGCAGTTCGCCGGATTTGCACTCGCCTTCGTTGCCATCTGGCTCATCGCTTTGCCATCGGGAGCATTGGGCCGTCCCAAAGGGCTGGGCTTAGCCGTAATAGCGGGACTGGGATTTGGTGGGTTCCTGGTGTTGAGCCGGCAGGCGGCAACGCAGTCGGTCTTCTGGCCACTGGTCATGGCGCGGGCAGCCTCGATGGCATTAATGCTCATCCTGGTCACGGTTCGCGGCCAGCCCTGGAAGCCCAACCGCGCCCTGCTCCGCTACATGCTGGTCGCCGGAATTGTGGACTCCTTCGGCAACGCACTATTCGTTGCAGCCACGCGCCGCGGGCGGCTGGATGTAGCGGCAGTTCTGTCGTCGCTTTATCCCGCCGCAACCGTGCTGCTCGCACGGTTTCTACTGAAGGAGCGTATTTCGCGGCTGCAG